From the genome of Vicia villosa cultivar HV-30 ecotype Madison, WI linkage group LG2, Vvil1.0, whole genome shotgun sequence, one region includes:
- the LOC131649676 gene encoding uncharacterized protein LOC131649676, with the protein MDIPIPDQIPYTGEEGGPKLENIAAALHLPKAEINEVWINRRDYSGIPVDFLYEKAKILAKALSMDALESVLTLLIYGQVLFHRCDKVVDRVAIRIFLSKNPVPTLLGDLLHSINARVSKRQGCVLGCIPLLHKWFISHLPRSVIRNEEGLTWIQRIMKLSYDDIIWYPKEFEGIQLFDRCGEFPNVPLLGTRGGITYNPILARHQFGFALKDKPRSIYLSAEDFDYGSDTAGKKGLFIKAWSEVWKVGIRDLGRRNYIPSDLYFKWVYDRVVEFGIPYPSDTPVVPRITPPVAPAVFELYIPSPNEDLTTTVNQLKRERDDYKRRLQKVEAEKEALIADAKEKEVLLDYFSRKWKVEDFVSLDQINSWEQEISRLVQERGEMIKSHKEEVRVLKRKCRQEDKDPRI; encoded by the coding sequence ATGGACATTCCCATACCCGATCAAATTCCTTACACGggtgaggaaggaggtcctaagttggaaaacattgctgctgctttacacttACCGAAGGCAGAAATTAACGAGGTTTGGATTAATAGAAGAGACTATTCTGGGATACCTGTGGATTTCTTATACGAGAAAGCCAAGATTCTAGCTAAAGCCTTAAGCATGGATGCTTTGGAAAGTGTTCTAACTTTGCTGATATATGGACAGGTTTTGTTTCACCGttgcgacaaagttgttgatagggTTGCTATTAGGAtattccttagcaagaatccggTTCCCACcctacttggtgatttattgcattccatcaaTGCTAGAGTATCAAAAAGACAAGGTTGTGTTCTCGGATGTATTCCCCTTCTAcacaagtggtttatttcgcacttgcctCGATCAGTGATAaggaatgaagaaggtttgacttggattcaaagaattatgaagctttcgTACGATGACATCATTTGGTATCCAAAGGAGTTCGAAGGGATCCAGTTATTCGACCGTTGTGGggaattccctaatgtgcctcttcttggtACTCGAGGGGGAATCACTTACAACCCTATtttagctcgacatcagtttggttttgccTTGAAGGATAAGCCACGTTCTATATATCTCAGTGCTGAAGACTTCGATTATGGTTCTGACACCGCCGGAAAAAAGGGTCTTTTTATTAAAGCTTGGTCAGAAGTATGGAAGGTGGGTATAAGAGATTTGGGAAGGAGAAATTACATCCCTTCAGATCTTTATTTCAAGTGGGTTTACGACCGGGTTGTTGAATTTGGGATACCATACCCATCTGATACACCTGTGGTCCCAAGGATTACTCCTCCCGTTGCTCCTGCTGTGTTTGAACTGTATATTCCTTCCCCAAATGAAGACCTTACTACAACCGTCAACCAATTGAAGAGAGAAAGGGATGACTACAAGAGACGCTTGCAAAAAGTTGAGGCTGAAAAAGAAGCATTGATAGCGGATGCTAAAGAGAAAGAGGTTTTGCTTGACTACTTTTCCCGCAAGTGGAAGGTTGAAGATTTCGTCTCCCTAGATCAGATCAACTCATGGGAGCAAGAGATTTCTAGACTTGTTCAAGAACGGGGAGAAATGATCAAGAGCCACAAGGAAGAGGTCAGAGTTCTGAAGAGGAAATGCCGCCAAGAAGACAAAGATCCTAGAATTTAG